The Coffea arabica cultivar ET-39 chromosome 2c, Coffea Arabica ET-39 HiFi, whole genome shotgun sequence genome includes the window aaatggaatTTCCTTGTTCAAACTAAGCTATGTCTTCGAATTTGGCAAAAGTGGGAAGGGGGCCAAGCACTCAATTTCTAACATTGCCGCAACAAGGCAACAACTTTTGACCACAAGACTTGAACCTGAATTTTCCGTCACAATTCACCCCAACAATACAAGCttgaatcttttctttttctggggGCCACAGGGGGAGGAAGTgcataacaaaagaaaattttgtttcttcttgCCAACTCTCTTTCATTATCTGTTCTTTTATTCCCCAGTTGTGTGTGTTTATGTGGTGGTGAATAGGAGGGTGTTGATCCATTACCTGTGAAACTTGAACTATCAATAGAGTTGCAGCAGCAAGAAGAATAGATCCATCCATGATAAGAAATGCGACAACCCCAGGGTGTTCAAAAATAACGTGATGAATCCATGTTTCTCCCTGTAGCACAAATACTGATGTCCAAATTCCTGCCATATCAAGACATTATTGTTATTCGTGAGTAAGTGAAGACATAAATGCTATCAAAGACTTATCCAACTTACTTTGAAGAGCAACAGCAGCACCAATTAATGATGTCATCATCCCCAAacagagaaaaatgaaaaagtcaCGTTTATTCCTCTACAAAAACAtcagaagaaaagaaatagtGAAGCCAAGGATAACTATTCAGTATGTAACTGCAAAGTGTAAAACAACCTACAAGTATTGCCACCAATAGTAGCAAATTTTTAGATAATAATGTTAGAGAAAGTCCATATATGAAACCAAAGCCACATGAATTAACAGAGAGAGTTTGCAAATGCAAAGCAGGATTCAGTACATTTCAGCATCAACAGCATCATATATGAGAAAGATAGCAGCAGAAGACCAAACTGTATTTAATAACTTCTGTCGCAGAATCCCATCATAAGGCTATATTACAAAGGCAGGCAACCAGTGAAACATCTCATTCTGTGTAAAAGAATTGAAGTACGTCAAAAGGTGACTCCAACTTAAGATCTCTATCACGAAGCCACAAAAGAAGCTCATTCTCCCAGGACAAATAGGGAAACACAGGGGCTTAATAAGAGTAAGAAACAAGCAGGAACCAACAAGTTGAACCAATATTGAATAACCGAGATTTCTTATGAAACTATGAACAAACCTAAACAGACTGCAATATAGTTACTTCAATCAGCAAATAACACTAAGACCTACCTTGCCCACACAATTTGAGATCCAGGGACAGTGATGGTCAAACTGTTCCACACAGTGTTTGCAAATTGGACAGTGCTTTGAGCGAACTGGTCTTATTATCTATACATAAACCAAAAAGAGAGATGACCCACATATTACTAAATGTAAGATACAAAGGATTTTACATACTCTGcttcaaaatttaattaattagcATAAAGAAAAGTTAGTTTACATATTTCTAGAGCATATTAAATTGGTAGCAGAATAACTTAATTATAAAACCTTGCAGGTAGGGCAGAGCTGAGACCAATTTCCAGTCCAAACTGAGGAACTGTTCAAATCAATGTTCAACAAAGGATCCTGCGAAAGTTAAATAACCTAATTAAGAATCAAAAGATGAAGACGGCCAtaccaaaatctaaaatttgcagaaaaagaagatccaagaaggtgataGGCAGAGAAACACAGAAGACCTCAAGTACCTCTGAGTCAAAATGACTATCCATCCCAGTCTTTATATAACCTGGATCTTTGCTGCAATTGAATCAGAAAGTGCCATCAGACaacatgaaaaaaaattatgcaGAAGATTATGTGCTAAGTATCATAAAATGAGGACCGATGCAACTAGCGATACCATGTTTGACATTTACAATAAACAGAACAAACAAGAAGCCCCAGACAAGATGATCAATTGTTTCTGaaaaattaaagctgaaatAGGAACTTCAAACACATAAAATAAGCAACTGCTGGTGATGACACAAAATACTAGTTCCAAGCCAACCACAAtcactttttcaaaataaaatcatGACAAAGCTACTGGGCCCCAGTCACAAACAGTGCTCTAAAAGATCATAGCAAATCTTTCTGAGTCCTGGAATTGAACTTCAATAACTTCATCAAATTTGACAGATCTAACCTAGGACATGCTTTAGCTTATTTACTCAAAAACTACCTGTAGATGCTTTAGTACAAAAGCAAATTTTGGGGACAATATGATTTCTTACTCACTAAATTGAGTTTTCTGTTCATACTTTGACAATATTTAAGTATATTTGTATAGAAatctaaattatgataattttaAATAGAAAAGCAATCATGTCTGCAAAAGTAAAAAAACTCTATTCTATAACTAAATGATTCACATTCAGCTGTGTTTCCAGATTCAGCAATACTGGAAACCTGCTAATTCACATTTTCCACCCATAACTTGTTTCTGTAAGCAGTCTATCACAGTTGATGACACTTATCAGCTGGAAGTTAACTGCTAGACTAATCAAATGCATACACAAGTAATGAAAAGATAGATGCAAAAGAATGCAGTTCACACACAAAATGGCATTCAGATCAAAAGAAATCATAGCACAATATTCTGTATAGGGTGAAAAGATACATACCTGCTACAGCGGACAAACATTACCAGTGCTGCCACTGCCAGAGAAACACCAGTCCAtccccaaagtccaactacagCAGTTACTTTTGTCATGTTTGAAGCTAGCACAAGTGTTTTGAAAAGATTAGCAAGGAAGCAATTCTAACTTGATATATGGAATAGTCTAAAATTTATAGATTGAATTACCAAAAATGACTGAATTCATGAAGAGAATGATGTTGAAAACTACAAGAGAGAACAGAATTGGAGCATAACCAATATTTCCGTTCTTCCAAGGGAAAATTTTGTTCTGCCATCCCTTACTGTGTGCACGCAGAGCATCAGACTGCAACAAAAACAAATCAGATCATATCAAAAGCCTTCCTAAAGGTAAAACTGTCCTATTTTGATACTCGAGCAGAATAGATAAATTGTTTCAACTCACATGACAGGAAAGTCAAAGAAAAATCTCTACTTGACAAGCAGAAGAATGCGCTATTTCAGTTATATGTGACACATACTAACTCTCCTAATTAGATTAGGATTTTTTGTCACTTTGTTTACTTTGTTACTTCTAAAATTCTAACTTTAGGATGCATAACTTTTACCATCTCACAATTTATATAATAGCCCCTTAGCTaaagaaccaaaaaaataaaaaaataaaacaagaaccAAATATAGTTGAATTCAAACATGACAGCACTACCTGCCCTGCATACAAGAGAAGCATCACCAGCATAGCTGTCAATACTCCTAAAGTTTATCAAAAGAAATATGGATTTTAGTGTATTCTCATTCTCCCATCTtttaaaattgttaaatatttaaatgtgTATCATGAGCCAAGAACTACAGTAGGTGGAGTATGGAAAACTTTGCACGTTGAGCCACCATCAGATTTGAGTAAAACACTTCAGCAACTTGAAAGGCCTGAAACAGACAGTTTTGGGGGTAACAGCTactaatcttatatacaactaGAAGTTATACCAATGCAAAGTTACCTACGAGGGAAAGACCAATATGTCGATGACCTTTGTCAAATGCAAGCTGTACAGGCGTAAACCCAGCCTTATCCTTCACTAGTAGTTCCTCCTTAGTGCCTGTGTGTAGGAGAATAGTACATGCTTCTGCATATCCTCTTAATGCAGCCCAATGCAGAGGGGTACAGCCTACATTTCAATGACAGATCAATTTGGCCAGAACGAGTTATATCAAATGAGATTACGGAAATAAGTGTCCAGTCAAGTAATGTATAAAGCATTGTGTCACCCACAGTTGCCTTTAGTTCTTTGACTAATACAAAAAGTATCCGAGTGACATACATGTTTAAGTCAAAATGGATATTCACCACCCTAAGTGAATTTGCACGATCAAATATCCTTGAGGAATTCAACAAAAGCCCTTGAGTCCCACTCACGTAAAGAACCTCTCTCTACCCTCCCTCTCCCCCTTCTTCCCCCACCCCCTGTTGCATCAGTCCTACTAACAATTCTTCTtcactcctcctcctcctcgtgAAGGATGAACAGCCTCTGGCAGACTAGTTGTGGATTCAAAGAACCCATCAGGCATTTACCAAATGGAATATGTAATGTGCACTCACATACCCGTGTCTTGTCATGTCAACCTGTCTGCTTTCGGGTTTAACAACGAGCTGAGCAACAAAGACTCCAAGGATAAACAGAACAAGCAAAAGTGCCACAATACAATATCAACGTACCTTCTTTATCCTGCCTCCCTTGGTATGCATCTCTAAATAGCAATAATCTGATTGTATCAGAATATCCCTTGTAAGCAGCCCTGAAAGAGGCCATTTAAGCAGGCATAGGCCCATTAGCAGAAGAGAAACTCAAGTTCAGGAAACTGGCATCGTATGTCACTAttgaaataatgataataataccTAAACTaactgagaaaaaaaaaaggccaagCAAAAGAGTAACTAATCCAACAACTGAATCACAGCATCACCCACAATATGATGGTCAAGTAAAAGAAAACTCCTGATCAATATCTTCAGCTAACAGAACAATACGCCTCTATGGATAAGCAGAGTTGCACATAATCATTAAGTAAGCACTTCAGAATACATTTAAGTTGTACTTTCATTTACCATATTAGCTAGTATGGCAGACAGATGCATTTAGCAGACAAAAAACAACATCTGTCATTAAAACCGCTAATCCAGGTAACTCCAGATATTACAAGATTCGGATCACCCCTTTGCTCTTATTTGACAATAATAGATGACTAGATCGGTAGTTCtagaacaaaaaatgaaaattagaaatagccCTGTTAATAGAATAAGAATGGGACCAGATTTCTCTATCTAGACTCATTTTACCGCTCAATGTGACAAAAAAAGCAAGAGAATGCAATAGCAcacaatttcaattttgactttcCATCTATATCTCATTGTTCCTCTTGTCTTCCAACTTTTCCACTCAATTCCTTTACCCAATTTCATTTAGATGCCCCATCTAGgtattgaaaatttttgaacaaGTGGTATGCTGGAGGGATTTTACCCaaagcaaaaaagaagaaaaaaggaagagggaaaaaaaaggggaagaagAAGATACAGATGCAGCAAACAAATATAACATACCAATGTAGGGGACTTCTTCCATCATTATCAGGCACATCAAATTCAGCATAATACTTTGCAACAATGTGATTTAAGAATGCTGTTTGTCCATATTGAGCTGCTACATGAACTGCCTGCAATGTCAGTAGTTACTACTTTGAAATTAACTGCCAAGGTATTAGTTATCTGAATTAAATCAAAAGCAACCTTTAATTTTGGGTGCACAAAGTTCTGCCGAGTTCATACTTAAATTTTCTCcccaagaaaaattaaaaacttcaaatAGAATGTGTTTTTACGTTCCGACAAATATCCAACTTGAATTGCATCTTACATGGAATAATGAACAATGACACTACTGAAAGTAAGTTTCAGCGGTAATTACTACATCATAAGAATATTCAACAAGCCAGCAAAACATTACCCGATAACCATTAACATCAACAGCCTCGACTCGCGCCCCGTTCTGCAACAGAACATCGGCAGCTGCAATTGATCCCCTGACAGCCGCCCAATGCAACGCCGTTTGTCCAGAATTGTCCGAAGCATTAACATCACCACCGCGCTTCAAGATGATCCAAATAATTCGATCTTGGAGCAAAATTGagccaataaaaaaaaaaaaaagaatcttcGAACACTAATTAATTCCTAAAGAACAATTACCTGGATGATATATTGTGCTACATCAGCGAAATTATTCAGAGCAGCCCACTGGAGAGCGTAGTAGCCGTTGCCGTCGGGTTGGGAGACAGAAACGCCGTCGTTTTCGACGAAATTTCGAAGTTTGTCGAAGTCGCCGTAGGCGGAAGCGGAGAAAAtgtcaacaatggcaacctggGTAGGGTTTTGACAAGCGTTCTTCTGATCGTTGGAGTCGGATACCATTTCGATCTCGGATGACGCCATTTTCAGATCAATCATAACATGCCAGTAGTATACTACTATTAGAGCTTCTCTTGACAGAAGTAATTAATTTCGGGGGTTTAGGGCTTAGGGTTTATATATAATGATTCGATGGGCGGGATTTTCCGTTTCAATTATCAGGTGCTTAAGCGCTTTCCGCCAGCTTTTAGCTTTAGCAAGATTACTTACCAGAGAAGTCCAGACTTCAGACTTTGACTCGCGCGGCTGAAAATTTCCAATCAGGGACTCTACAAAAAGATATTTGCGCAACCGGCGACACAATCTTTGGATATTCATCTACTTCCCATTTAAGTTTTGTACTCCATGTTAAGTGCCCATTCAACACAATCAGTTCTAGTTTACCTAATATATTTGCAATTATTCTGGTCCAATTACCATCTAGTGTAAATATCTGGCAAAAAATATTTCCActctcaatatttttatttggaatttaagATATCCTGTATATTGTTCGCATGCTGCattcaaataaaaaatcttATGCAATTTAATACATATTGTTGTATGAATCTTGTCGTTGATAGAAGATTAATTGTGattaaatattataatatgGCCAATAAATGTGTAGAGGTAGTAAGTTGTAATGTAAGTCTAGAATATGAAATCACCAAatgttgttttattatattgtgTCACAAAAAATATGAAATCATCAAAAgtcgttctttttttttttttttttgtttccttgacATTTCTCACCTCTCAAATGTGACGTAGTTATTTCTTTATTCTTCGATATATTTTACACTATACTTGCCTCCAAATTTCAAATAGTAACTTGTCCGGATCAAGGGTCTCTTAAGTTGAACTTTGTAATTTTTATGACTTTTGATATAAATTCAAATAACCTTAGTGTAGTTATAATTTTCATACTACTAATTTAATTGAATGAGCCGAGAAATTTGCTTTTATACAAAAATGGGGACATGTTAATTATAATTACATGTATCGTGCAAAATTAGAGACAATACTACAACTTGAGAGGTACAGGCTATATAATTGGAGCTTGCATTATCTCCGATGATATGATATGAAAGTGTCAATCACAACCTTTTTATATTGATTCGTCCAAACTCGCTCATTAATAAATGGATCCGAGAATGCAACACAGTTTGAATGAATTTTAACTTTACATGAGTAACTCAGTTAGATTCATTTAATTAGTAGATAATGGGTTAACTCATTTAACCCATTTAAAAGTAATTACACattcaaaatcaatatttgGTGAGTATTAAGGGGATATATTTGAATTTCTTATTAATAAATCACAATAAAATGTCATtggaaagaattaaaaaaaaagaatttcaaaCAGGTCATAAACTCATGCACATTTATGCCTATTTAGTATAAATGGATCAATTTAATTATACCATCGCCCAATTATAATCCGTCCAAACCATTCTGACTCCGCTGAATGTTAAGCTATCTATAACTATGCACAAAAATTACTATAACAACTTACATTTTTTCAACCGTCGagataattgaaaattttcaacaaagTTAAATTAACACTCGAAAGTAATCGACGTCAAGGTACTAAACACAATCTAAGGTACTATAACAACTTACAGCACCTTGCAAAATGTTTCGAAATTAAACCAACACAGAAGGACGAGAGGGAAGTGAGGTGAACTGTTGAGAACTGTTCCGATAAGTATATGGCAGTTGCAATTATCAATGTAGCCAATTTGGGAGTTTATG containing:
- the LOC113726547 gene encoding probable protein S-acyltransferase 23, with protein sequence MIDLKMASSEIEMVSDSNDQKNACQNPTQVAIVDIFSASAYGDFDKLRNFVENDGVSVSQPDGNGYYALQWAALNNFADVAQYIIQRGGDVNASDNSGQTALHWAAVRGSIAAADVLLQNGARVEAVDVNGYRAVHVAAQYGQTAFLNHIVAKYYAEFDVPDNDGRSPLHWAAYKGYSDTIRLLLFRDAYQGRQDKEGCTPLHWAALRGYAEACTILLHTGTKEELLVKDKAGFTPVQLAFDKGHRHIGLSLSDALRAHSKGWQNKIFPWKNGNIGYAPILFSLVVFNIILFMNSVIFASNMTKVTAVVGLWGWTGVSLAVAALVMFVRCSSKDPGYIKTGMDSHFDSEDPLLNIDLNSSSVWTGNWSQLCPTCKIIRPVRSKHCPICKHCVEQFDHHCPWISNCVGKRNKRDFFIFLCLGMMTSLIGAAVALQRIWTSVFVLQGETWIHHVIFEHPGVVAFLIMDGSILLAAATLLIVQVSQISRNITTNEMANAMRYGYLRGPDGHFRNPYNHGCRKNCSDFVIRGYTDDNEIAWPPLQQVAR